Genomic DNA from Helicoverpa armigera isolate CAAS_96S chromosome 10, ASM3070526v1, whole genome shotgun sequence:
aattttgaaattctgATGCTGATTCCTTGGAAAAAATAGCGATTCGAGATAAGCtgaataattgtttattttcgagTTAGCATCGTCAGTTGTTTTATGTGAAAACGACGTGCTCGGCACAATCAAAGGTTTATATCCGAAGCGTTCATTAAAATCGTTGTTGTGTAGGGTGGTGCACTCTATCATGAACTAGCACTTACCATAAATGTTAGGGAGAGCAGACTTTTTGGCGAAAATGTTGTGCTTCCGCACGTAAATAATGCCGCCAATCACAATTATTTTGAACAGAACAATCGCTCCAATCAAAAAGTAAAACCATGTTTCCATAACAAAGTCCCCAGCCACTATAGACACCTCCCCATTTATCGGgtatctgaaataaaataaatatgtcaggAACGTCCGTCCGATGTTACATgtaatgacatttcatttgCGATTATTATATTTCTGCGGATTTTATTTGGGATATGCAATTACCTGGATAAAGGGTCGAGTCCAACGGAGCGAGAATcgatatttaaatatactttttggCTGAATGGGCCGAGCCCGACGATAGTTTCGGCGGCAATTTGGACCGAATAGCTGACACCTGACGTCAAATTAGTCATAATTAGACTAGTGGCTTGATGAACGGTCGTGTTGATGGCCACCATGGATTTGTTCGCAGGTATGTCCAGCCAATTAACCAGCACGTTGTAACCGGTAATAATTCCGTTTTGCAAATGGGCCTCCGGAGGGGACCATTTTAAATGAACGGTTGTAGTATTTAAAATGAACATTTCTATGTTAATTGGTGGACCGTCGGGAActgcaagaaaaataatacgttaGTCATGTTAAATAGATGCCAAAAGACGGTCAatgaaagtaatataaaatagtcTGAATATTTACCATCATCCAAAGTTTGAGCAACTCTGGAATTTGAGGGCTTCCCCTCAAACCTCTTATAGAATGGTATGAGGAAAAACTCGTATTTCGTATATTTTCGCAAAGACGTTATTTCATATCCCGAGACATCGTTGGAATgcaaaatagttttcatttcatattCGGTCGTTATATTGTCTAGGggtctgaaataaatgaataaaccCTCCAAGTAGTAAAAATTTAGTATTTCCCACATGAGCTTTATAGTTTTCGAGTCAATCGGTGTGGCTTCAATCAGTTCTACAATGTTGTCGGTTAGAATATTGTTTCTGAATTCcgtattatttgaaaatactcCGGTCTCCCATAAAGAGTTTGCATCGTCACCAATCGTTACAGCGTCGGATACCGGGCTTGGACCCGACAGCCCGTGGGAATTTTCCGTCCGAACTATGAACATATAAGTGACTCCGGGTACTAAAGATTTTGCTACGAATTGTGTATGATGGACCCGCCTCGCCAATACTACCCAACCTCTCGAATTCCTTGGAGTGCTATTCCCGGATAAAGTTTCTCTAGAAAATACTTCTACTTGATATCCGAGTATAGATGATGAGCCAATCTTGTTATTCTGATTCCACGTTATAGTGACACTCGTTTCTGTAACGTTGTATATTAGAGGTTTTGTTGGTGGTCCGGGTAGAGACGACACATCGGCAGCTCGAAAAAAATGAATATTCGGATTAATCGGGCTATCGACAAGCAACACGCCACTCCACACGTATTTCCCATGATGCGAGGACGCGACACACGTATAAGTACCGCTGTCTATTTTGTCCAAATCCTTCAATATGAGAGTGCCGTCATTAGTAACATTCCTTCTATGATTTTGTATTAATGCTTCCCCTTCGAAATACCAGGCGATGATTGGTTCAGGTGTGCCGACTGCTGTACAGGGGAAAACTGCCATCGATTTTATAGGTAACGTTTGGTTAGAGGGCCCGTTTGTTATGATTGGCGGTGGGCGGTCATCGTCTGACGTCACGGTTAGTTTCCCTCTGACAAACGAACTGCCAGCGAAGTTTACCGCCGAACAAACTATCGTGTTTCcactttcatttttatttgtgtcgTTGATTGTTAGTACAGTCACTCCATCTAGTACTGTGGTCGCGTGGTATTTGCCTCTAGATGTACCGGGGAAGATGATAGTTCTATTGCCTTCTATGCTCCAGAACATAGTTGGTTCTGGTCTGCCTGTGGCCGAACAAGTGAATGTGGCCATTGTCCCGGTTTCTACATTCACCGAATTGGGTCTTAAAGTTATTGAAGGTGGatctaaaaaaacacaaattattattaattaattacctaaaaaaGTTTAGTAAATAGGTAGAACATCAAACATTTCAATCCTAGTACTAACCATAAACAGTTAAGTACCCGCTAGCGCTCACAGCGCCAACAGAATTATCAGCTTCACAAGCGTATTCTCCCTCGTCCCCTAGAATAACGTTGTCGAGTCTGAGGCTTCTGTCGTCAAGAACTTTGACGCGGCCGAGTGGCATGTTTCCACCTCCAGCGGTCCTCCGCCACAGCACGTCCGGGAGGGGGTCCCCCCCCACTCGGCACTGGAATGTGACGCTGCCTCCAGTCTGCGCCACCACGTCCTCCGGGCCCGTGATTAAGTACGGCTTAACTGTGCAGTGAGAAATGTCTCGCTGAATTACATGACAAAAGAGGTGTTCGCGAGAAATGGCTCACAAATGTCGAGTCGCAAACAGAAATTACCGAGTTATGAATTGAATTCAACAAATCTTCGCTAGTTGCAAATTCGAGGTACGAAATGAATTGTAACTCACTGTGTATTCGGAGCATCGCTATGGCCGATTCCCTCGTTCCCGCCGCATTCCTCGCGATACATTGATATCTTCCGGCGTCGGTTTGCCTGGCGTCTTGTATTACGAGATTGCCACCGTCGACTAAATGCATCCTGgggtaataaaatatcataagcgttgaaagtaaacaattgttcCAATATTAATAATGAAGCTTTTTATTCCTTCGAACAAAGTGCATAGTAACAAAGTCATTCAAATGTGGGGCGGAATATTTCAATGGgaaattaacatttaataaaggGTCCGGTGAGTCAGAACTATTGAGATTTTTACTTGATTGCTTGTCGAGCTCTTCAAATATCCCCTTCTTTTATAACTTTGATGTACCTCCCTCTCCGCGTACTgctgttaattatttttatgctcCACCATACGTAACTGCGCGCCCTCAAGATGTGACGCTCATAAAAATTCATAGAGACCGAAGTGAAAATTGGCAATATAACTTTTGAGCGAGATTCAATTCACCGTGTTAAGGTTTATTTCATTTCGTTTAAACAACTTTAAACTTTATGTTTGTATTAGTTACACGACGTTATTCTAACAATGATATCGAGGGATCGTTATTGAGTAATTTTATctatttcataaattatatttagtttatgaCTCATTAGATTAAAGGACCTATTCACAAACTATTGATGCAAAACGAAATAAAAGTATCTATCAACCCTATAAACCAAACGAAAAATCATTGTCTGAAGATCTTAATCAGGTCTCCAAAAGCTCTATAAATATTCCCAGACAGTTAATTGCGACCATTACAAAGTCGCGCTCGTAAAAGATTGTTCGCTCCCGTGGCTAAGATACGCATAAATTAGTACCTAGTTTGATTGCCcgtaaacattattaagtaataaaaatggaGTGTCAATGTTcattaattgtttttaaatttttatgtttctatttttgtttgaagccgaaaatcgatctcagtgccgtgcacttggagaggcctatgtccagcagtggactgcgataggctgatgatgatgatgaagatgttTCTATTTTTGTTGCTATCTTCATatttatcatatattatgtactttcatATCGCTATTTTATCGCAGTACGTCTTATCTTGATGAGCTCTTAAGGAGGCCTTTAAGAACTATCAAAAATTTtaaccattttattttcagtaagttTTAGGCTATCAATCCCCATTTTTGTCACTTGAACTCTCGAGACACAGTCTGAAAATCCACGTACTAACATTAAGATCTCACTCGTACATTAGCCCTCCATTTACTACTTACTCCATGCCAATGAACACGGTAGAAGGTATGAAGATATCCGATATCAAACGACTGTTCGAGTAGCTATTCAAGACTATCATGTTCCTACCATCCCACTTCGGTATGAGCGGTAGCTACCCTCGAATTTGCTTCAAACTACCCTTTATCACGGACGCCGTAACTTCGGATAACATGTTCTTTTAAGTGTAAGTTTGAAATGGCTTGTAATGCTCGTTCGGTTGGTTTGAGAAGGTGGAGATTTTACTTCGATCGGCATTCTagatctaggtacctactaaagtaGGTACTGTGCACTGTTTTGGACTAGttattttatgattgttttaaaataagtttttattatttaaagttctaGGTATATGACCAATGGATGTccctttttaacaaaaaaaataaactgaaatccTAACTAgaagattttgaaaaagaatGTTAAACTACCAACCTGGAGTCGCC
This window encodes:
- the LOC110378356 gene encoding roundabout homolog 1, yielding MDTFAVVTSLLGLICFCSGPVNGGMSDDYVSTGEAPYIIEQPIDVTVARHQPATLNCRAGGSPSPTIRWYKGGVLVVSDTHRSLLPAGGLFFLRTTHGRVHSDAGVYWCEATNPYGTARSRNATLHVAVLREEFRLEPVSTQSAQGETVILECSPPRGSPEPTVYWKKNGQMLHFDGDSRMHLVDGGNLVIQDARQTDAGRYQCIARNAAGTRESAIAMLRIHIKPYLITGPEDVVAQTGGSVTFQCRVGGDPLPDVLWRRTAGGGNMPLGRVKVLDDRSLRLDNVILGDEGEYACEADNSVGAVSASGYLTVYDPPSITLRPNSVNVETGTMATFTCSATGRPEPTMFWSIEGNRTIIFPGTSRGKYHATTVLDGVTVLTINDTNKNESGNTIVCSAVNFAGSSFVRGKLTVTSDDDRPPPIITNGPSNQTLPIKSMAVFPCTAVGTPEPIIAWYFEGEALIQNHRRNVTNDGTLILKDLDKIDSGTYTCVASSHHGKYVWSGVLLVDSPINPNIHFFRAADVSSLPGPPTKPLIYNVTETSVTITWNQNNKIGSSSILGYQVEVFSRETLSGNSTPRNSRGWVVLARRVHHTQFVAKSLVPGVTYMFIVRTENSHGLSGPSPVSDAVTIGDDANSLWETGVFSNNTEFRNNILTDNIVELIEATPIDSKTIKLMWEILNFYYLEGLFIYFRPLDNITTEYEMKTILHSNDVSGYEITSLRKYTKYEFFLIPFYKRFEGKPSNSRVAQTLDDVPDGPPINIEMFILNTTTVHLKWSPPEAHLQNGIITGYNVLVNWLDIPANKSMVAINTTVHQATSLIMTNLTSGVSYSVQIAAETIVGLGPFSQKVYLNIDSRSVGLDPLSRYPINGEVSIVAGDFVMETWFYFLIGAIVLFKIIVIGGIIYVRKHNIFAKKSALPNIYDSNGTSLVTQMNIKAAVSLSHPLSSCYNKNTVTKTESLLWMENQPGLCMSGTQTNQGKEKANSEYDKVTHQLPEYAEVTSSRANANEWNTSKTATSPAAYASVTLVANTRQCVSSLGWFPPTGKNVDSFDNRYAPEEEMYPASNGGYYNRNVYSEKYFQGHPNVLKFYDLPSLEKTQKAQIRYNQSLDDRKGDKNSKTDATQSLIGRTYGISSRKNSETESTYRAFGEEETDEENYPEDGGYDELQAMQPQRQRPQHQYERPNFDNDATRTLARLTSFRQGQGLTGAKPSLAPTHPPPAPHPRVDSVTR